In a single window of the Terriglobus roseus genome:
- a CDS encoding RNA polymerase sigma factor has product MPSEARCDSSEERSTEDLVELARSGDDEAFGELMNRHRSTVRRTATAILKNWEDAEDVVQEVSLSVLRKLHTFEGNAKFSTWLTRIAVNASLQRLRRARSRPSSSLEELTGGDDAAFVLIAASGLNPEQEYSSRQMRKNLGKAVSLLPIRLREVAQDYIYEELSLVEVADKRGLSLPAVKSRTYRARKKLMTMLDGQCVQRSM; this is encoded by the coding sequence ATGCCGTCTGAAGCTCGATGTGACTCATCCGAAGAGAGAAGCACCGAGGATCTCGTGGAGCTGGCACGCTCTGGAGACGACGAGGCTTTCGGCGAACTCATGAACCGTCATCGAAGTACGGTTCGCCGCACCGCAACTGCGATCCTCAAGAATTGGGAGGATGCAGAAGATGTCGTGCAGGAAGTGTCCCTGAGCGTTCTGCGAAAGCTCCACACCTTCGAAGGGAATGCCAAATTCTCGACATGGCTTACGCGTATCGCGGTGAACGCCAGTCTGCAGCGCTTGCGCCGTGCACGTTCCAGACCTTCCTCTTCTCTCGAAGAGCTAACGGGCGGAGACGACGCAGCATTCGTACTCATCGCTGCCTCAGGACTGAACCCTGAGCAGGAATATTCAAGTCGGCAGATGCGGAAGAATCTGGGTAAAGCTGTATCACTGCTGCCCATTCGCCTGAGGGAGGTAGCGCAGGACTACATCTACGAGGAACTATCGCTAGTAGAAGTTGCCGATAAGCGCGGTCTCAGCCTGCCCGCGGTGAAGTCACGCACCTACCGCGCGCGTAAGAAATTGATGACCATGTTGGATGGGCAATGTGTACAGCGCTCCATGTGA
- a CDS encoding alpha/beta hydrolase, with protein MAQSTSSPIKNVVLVHGAFADGSSYAKVIPLLQAKGLHVVSVQIPLTSFDDDVAATKRAIAAQDGPVLLVGHSYGGVVISEAGNESKVAGLVYVAAFAPDSGQNIVDISKSFPKPPGMDTLAPQADGFLLLTEQGVKENFAQDLTESEKDVLVAVQPMTAGAIFGAKISKAAWRDKPTWYVVSSNDRMIAPDQEKSMAKQMNASTTILPASHVVMLSHPKEVAAVIEKATTLTK; from the coding sequence ATGGCACAATCCACATCATCTCCCATCAAGAACGTTGTTCTCGTACACGGTGCGTTTGCGGATGGCTCCAGCTATGCAAAGGTCATTCCGCTCTTGCAGGCAAAGGGATTACATGTTGTCTCAGTGCAGATTCCTCTGACGTCGTTTGACGACGATGTCGCTGCCACCAAGCGTGCCATTGCCGCACAGGATGGTCCTGTCCTTTTGGTCGGACATTCCTACGGCGGTGTTGTCATCAGTGAGGCCGGCAATGAGTCAAAAGTTGCCGGACTTGTATATGTCGCAGCCTTCGCTCCCGACAGCGGACAGAACATTGTCGACATCAGCAAGTCCTTCCCGAAGCCACCTGGCATGGACACGCTGGCCCCGCAGGCAGATGGCTTCCTGCTGCTCACGGAACAGGGTGTCAAGGAAAACTTTGCGCAGGACCTGACTGAAAGCGAGAAGGACGTGCTGGTCGCGGTGCAGCCAATGACTGCCGGTGCGATTTTCGGAGCAAAAATCAGCAAAGCTGCGTGGCGCGATAAGCCGACCTGGTATGTCGTTTCGAGCAACGACCGCATGATCGCTCCGGATCAGGAGAAGAGCATGGCGAAGCAGATGAACGCTTCAACGACGATTCTTCCGGCCAGCCATGTTGTGATGTTGTCGCACCCAAAAGAAGTCGCAGCAGTGATCGAGAAGGCCACGACACTGACGAAATAG
- a CDS encoding helix-turn-helix domain-containing protein → MRTIHPAGRPDRPDQRPYRLRVSKIGRNAGDDLSGTQQGLPFDLVGGPYPHEATLIRVITNIGPTITLHAEDATGSVKIPQQRGEVCVLYPEIKATFFSPSSIDLIEYRIDTGLGERHDDQLFGGADRTLSQLRAVEDPVLHHLSRAMANLLHAQQLTSHEPEDAFARAVVSRLIDRHRPNDSDGPAGCSGGLPPKHIRKVRKRLSGDLREGVSVVQLASECGLSVGHFARAFRQTFGESVHRHVLMLRIERAKHLLQASSLSLREVAHEVGYADQATFTESFGKVSGITPGRYRRQFAIHWQ, encoded by the coding sequence ATGAGGACCATTCACCCGGCTGGTCGGCCTGACCGCCCGGATCAGCGACCATACAGATTGAGAGTTTCGAAGATCGGTCGGAATGCTGGCGATGATTTATCGGGTACACAGCAGGGGCTTCCGTTTGATCTTGTAGGCGGCCCGTACCCGCACGAAGCTACCCTCATTCGCGTCATCACAAACATTGGCCCCACAATTACTCTCCATGCTGAGGATGCAACGGGTTCCGTAAAAATCCCTCAGCAACGCGGCGAAGTGTGTGTTCTCTATCCGGAGATCAAAGCCACGTTTTTCTCTCCATCTTCGATTGACTTGATCGAATACAGAATCGATACAGGCCTGGGTGAACGTCACGATGACCAATTGTTTGGAGGCGCCGATAGAACACTTTCTCAGCTACGTGCGGTCGAAGACCCTGTCCTTCATCACCTTTCGCGCGCGATGGCGAATCTGCTTCACGCGCAGCAGCTTACCTCGCACGAGCCTGAGGATGCCTTTGCACGCGCCGTCGTATCCCGGCTCATAGATCGGCATAGACCGAATGATAGTGACGGGCCAGCTGGATGCTCAGGTGGTCTTCCGCCGAAGCATATTCGCAAGGTCCGTAAGCGTTTGTCGGGGGATCTGCGCGAAGGCGTCAGTGTGGTGCAACTCGCATCCGAATGCGGGTTATCTGTAGGACACTTCGCGAGGGCATTCCGACAGACGTTCGGAGAGTCGGTACATCGACACGTATTAATGCTGAGGATTGAGCGCGCGAAGCATCTTCTCCAAGCCTCTTCCCTCTCACTGCGAGAGGTGGCCCATGAGGTGGGCTATGCCGATCAGGCCACCTTTACGGAAAGCTTCGGGAAAGTGTCGGGCATCACGCCGGGACGATATCGTCGGCAGTTTGCGATCCATTGGCAGTAA
- a CDS encoding helix-turn-helix domain-containing protein: MLCEVDVWIEGISTVAHLASQPSPSTLFREEDSRKPSPHVVLRRRGKSIDIWVSADSALRMRKTRALQAYQTFFINNPSTPKDLKVHGTGGRFHCPSDTTFKQVFGLSDLRGQERLKVCVSRDLIEDATDNPQDFRFVDDIVARELTLALTYSHAGRAPAGSDTRQYILEALCERLQTCSSSSVEPNDGASDPFHAWQLVVIQEALDNAGNVDVSVEAVAKRCRLSGCHFARRFRLTFGTSFHRHIVQARVARSRVLLSTTSRPISQIALDVGFGDQSSFTRCFTNAIGIPPGRWRAITAGQKSFVGNC, from the coding sequence ATGCTCTGTGAAGTCGATGTGTGGATCGAAGGGATCAGCACTGTGGCTCATCTTGCTAGTCAACCGTCGCCCTCAACATTGTTTCGTGAAGAGGATTCAAGAAAGCCTTCGCCGCATGTCGTACTGAGACGACGCGGGAAAAGCATCGACATATGGGTGTCAGCGGATTCAGCTTTAAGGATGCGTAAGACCCGAGCGCTGCAAGCCTATCAAACGTTTTTCATCAACAACCCATCCACTCCAAAGGATCTGAAAGTTCACGGTACGGGTGGCCGCTTCCATTGTCCTTCCGACACAACGTTCAAACAAGTATTTGGTCTATCTGACCTCAGGGGTCAAGAGCGGTTGAAGGTGTGCGTCAGCCGGGATCTCATCGAAGACGCAACAGACAATCCCCAGGATTTCCGGTTCGTTGACGACATCGTCGCTCGCGAACTGACATTGGCACTTACCTATTCACATGCCGGTCGGGCACCGGCGGGCAGTGACACGCGCCAGTACATCCTTGAGGCGTTATGCGAAAGGCTGCAGACCTGCTCCTCTTCAAGCGTTGAACCGAATGACGGTGCGAGCGATCCGTTCCACGCCTGGCAGCTGGTCGTTATTCAGGAGGCATTGGACAATGCAGGCAATGTTGATGTGTCCGTGGAAGCGGTCGCGAAGAGGTGCCGCCTGTCGGGTTGTCACTTTGCTCGCCGCTTCAGACTAACCTTCGGCACCTCATTCCATCGGCACATTGTGCAAGCCCGTGTCGCCCGAAGCCGGGTGCTCCTGAGTACGACAAGCCGCCCTATCTCGCAAATCGCACTCGACGTGGGCTTTGGAGATCAATCCAGCTTCACCCGCTGTTTTACCAATGCGATCGGTATTCCCCCGGGGCGCTGGCGTGCCATCACCGCAGGTCAGAAATCCTTCGTGGGCAACTGCTGA
- a CDS encoding response regulator, with translation MSKEIRVLVADDHPLMRSGIAAEINAEPDMSVIASAEDGEEALELFRVHRPDVSLIDLRMPKMNGLELLSAIRADFPLARLVVLTTSAGDVHAVRAFRMGAAGYLLKHMLRGDLITTIREVHEGRRRIPDEIAQLLAQHAMDNQMTPREIDVLSKVALGKSNKMIGAELSISEHTVKAHLKMILSKLGASDRTHAVTIATQRGFLDF, from the coding sequence ATGAGTAAGGAGATCCGCGTCCTAGTCGCGGACGATCATCCGCTGATGCGCTCGGGCATCGCTGCCGAGATCAATGCGGAGCCGGACATGTCAGTAATCGCCTCGGCGGAAGATGGCGAGGAAGCGCTCGAGTTGTTCCGGGTCCATCGGCCAGACGTGTCTCTGATCGATCTCCGCATGCCGAAAATGAATGGTCTGGAATTGCTTTCGGCCATTCGTGCGGATTTTCCTCTCGCCCGTTTGGTAGTCCTCACAACATCTGCTGGAGATGTGCATGCCGTGCGTGCCTTTCGCATGGGAGCTGCTGGCTACCTGTTGAAACATATGCTTCGCGGTGACCTCATCACCACCATCCGGGAAGTCCACGAAGGGCGGCGACGGATTCCCGACGAAATCGCACAACTACTCGCGCAACACGCAATGGACAACCAGATGACTCCGCGGGAGATCGATGTGCTGAGCAAGGTAGCGCTTGGTAAGTCGAACAAAATGATTGGAGCCGAGCTTTCCATCTCGGAACATACAGTCAAGGCACATCTCAAGATGATCCTTTCAAAGCTGGGCGCCAGCGACCGCACCCATGCCGTCACGATAGCAACACAGCGCGGCTTCCTCGATTTCTGA
- a CDS encoding alpha/beta fold hydrolase, giving the protein MKYTVGNSVLHVEVQGEGQSALVFLHYWGGTHRTWQGVAALLADSFRCVTYDSRGWGESKAGSDDFSISELADDAQALVRQRGLEKYVLIGHSMGGKVAQLLASRRPEGLTGLVLVAPASPAPTHFPEEAFQQQLHAYDNRDTVLQTINFLTSSPPSPELVEQIVSDSLSGSPAAVMAWPTTGLREDISAEVPKIDVPTLILAGEHDNLDSIEQHRREVLSRISRASLEVVSGSGHLIPIEAPQQLATAIKHFVSQLN; this is encoded by the coding sequence TTGAAATACACCGTTGGAAATTCAGTACTACATGTTGAAGTCCAGGGCGAGGGTCAGTCCGCTTTGGTCTTTCTCCACTATTGGGGAGGGACGCATCGCACATGGCAGGGCGTAGCCGCCCTGCTCGCCGATTCATTCCGTTGTGTGACGTACGATTCGCGAGGCTGGGGGGAATCAAAGGCGGGGAGCGATGATTTTTCCATCTCTGAACTCGCAGACGATGCCCAGGCGCTGGTTCGCCAGCGTGGCCTCGAGAAGTATGTGCTCATCGGTCACTCCATGGGTGGCAAGGTGGCGCAACTACTGGCATCGCGACGACCGGAAGGACTGACGGGGCTGGTACTGGTCGCGCCGGCATCCCCGGCCCCGACGCACTTCCCCGAAGAAGCATTCCAACAGCAGTTGCACGCCTATGACAATCGCGACACGGTCCTGCAGACGATCAACTTCCTGACGTCGAGTCCTCCATCGCCTGAGCTTGTCGAGCAGATTGTCAGCGATAGCTTGTCGGGATCACCCGCGGCCGTGATGGCCTGGCCAACCACTGGCCTAAGGGAAGACATCTCGGCTGAGGTCCCAAAGATCGATGTACCCACACTGATCCTTGCCGGAGAACACGACAACCTCGACTCGATCGAGCAGCATCGGCGGGAGGTGCTTTCCAGAATCTCCAGGGCATCACTGGAAGTTGTCAGTGGCAGCGGCCACCTGATTCCAATCGAAGCACCGCAGCAACTGGCCACAGCGATAAAACACTTCGTGTCGCAACTCAACTAA
- a CDS encoding MBL fold metallo-hydrolase — translation MSRIVRIPILPLKISNAHLLIGNGGCVLIDAGLPGSAPKVERALLKNGLSFRDITAIVVTHAHVDHAGCAAELREKTRAPIIAHEADLPYYKREKQMQFCPTGWAGRLFFKTPIPHESYAAFEPDVLLHDEETFDLSPYGVTGTVTHTPGHTKGSISVELGNREAMVGDLLASGIFIGGLLRTGHAIRPPFEDDPAAVRKELLRLVGLGFERFHVGHGGPVEAHEVRRHAERLI, via the coding sequence TTGTCCCGGATCGTACGAATCCCCATTCTGCCGCTCAAGATATCCAACGCTCATCTGCTCATCGGTAATGGGGGATGCGTGCTGATCGACGCGGGACTACCTGGATCGGCACCGAAGGTCGAGAGGGCGCTGCTAAAGAACGGACTTTCGTTCCGGGACATCACGGCCATTGTGGTCACCCATGCTCATGTTGACCACGCCGGGTGTGCGGCCGAACTGCGGGAGAAGACACGCGCGCCCATCATCGCGCATGAGGCTGACCTTCCCTATTACAAGCGGGAAAAGCAGATGCAATTCTGTCCGACAGGATGGGCGGGAAGACTCTTCTTCAAGACACCTATCCCGCACGAGAGTTACGCGGCCTTTGAGCCGGATGTGTTGCTGCACGACGAAGAGACTTTTGACCTGTCGCCCTATGGGGTTACCGGCACGGTCACACACACACCCGGACACACGAAGGGCTCGATCTCCGTGGAGCTCGGCAATCGGGAGGCGATGGTTGGCGATCTACTCGCTTCGGGAATTTTCATCGGTGGCCTCCTTCGCACAGGCCATGCCATCAGGCCCCCGTTCGAGGATGATCCTGCCGCTGTCCGTAAAGAATTGCTGCGACTGGTTGGTCTGGGCTTCGAGCGATTCCACGTGGGCCATGGCGGCCCCGTGGAAGCCCACGAAGTCCGCCGTCACGCGGAGCGTCTCATCTAA
- a CDS encoding sensor histidine kinase produces the protein MTFEAYTPIRGVLPDGAASHLLVTPDGGLWISYTGGRIAYLKDGVSRTYTEADGYAYGATRAIARTHDGAIWAAVTGGLTRFDGTSWHRVRKDWDYPESSALCVFVDRQDTLWVGTGSSLRYLPSGSHAFLDRRIPIYRIVAVRESRDGVLWLSDGDKEVVRPFRSPLERATSDPLPEPISIGSWDILFPSDGSLLLGSEHGVRRFPSAAHLSEVKKDTAAIAETFSRKDGATGQVIRRLLEDREGNIWAATDGGLDRFRPRRLSWTETGYSPTPVAAADGSLFVVYDTDLPPELLPSHKPVPFLPDTIRAVASALHSGDGSTWFLGLNNTWRWKNGTVAVFPYPKYDSHSKIYALDVDNAGTIWVSISGLGLMKLMGSTWTNVPVLPHDPDIAPTSVKADGHGQIWLGYDARQRVALIQNGVVSHVFGPADGLAVGTVSTVSTIGSDVWVGGTGGLEVLQGTRFIPVTAIDRTPFPAVHRIMETAHDGLWLSTGRSILHIFQDDLQAYLADHTKGVKYEILDTETDLPEPLSIAPGSSDWSIGTGVTASTPSRELHQGKLWFSTISGIATVDLAHLQRNAMVPPVSITSVSTDQLSYPTNDTVLLPPNTRSFNVAYTALSLTNASRNRFKVRLDGWDKQWQDVGNHRESTYANLAPGTYVFHVIASNNDGVWNTTGSAITIRVLPAYYQTNWFRMMCLVFLLALGWLLYTWRVNHLVRRSNALMMERLSERERIAHDLHDTLFQGVEGGLLSIHAVTSRIELEPSSKQRLQFAFEEMNRVMASARSLVFDSRKQFEPRDFDEIIRGYGEDIGQMSDAQFQVKTAGTKRVLKVAASEEILKIVKEGLNNAFRHARATNVCVEIDYTRSTLLVCVWDDGTGIDPRILEEGGRQGHWGMPSMRRRAEEAGAELKISLRKHGGTEVHIRMRAGLAFRSRALELSARWFGGLSGES, from the coding sequence GTGACGTTCGAAGCTTATACGCCGATACGCGGAGTGCTGCCGGATGGTGCAGCAAGCCATCTGCTGGTGACTCCTGACGGTGGACTCTGGATCTCGTACACAGGTGGCCGCATCGCCTACCTAAAGGACGGCGTCTCTCGCACCTATACGGAGGCAGATGGATACGCCTACGGTGCTACCAGGGCCATTGCGCGGACGCACGACGGAGCTATCTGGGCTGCTGTTACCGGTGGTCTGACCCGCTTCGACGGGACCTCGTGGCACAGGGTACGCAAGGACTGGGACTATCCGGAATCTTCAGCGTTATGTGTTTTTGTCGACCGGCAGGACACATTGTGGGTAGGCACTGGGAGTAGCCTTCGCTACCTTCCATCGGGGAGTCACGCATTCCTCGACAGAAGAATCCCGATATACCGGATCGTGGCGGTGAGGGAGTCGCGCGACGGCGTGCTCTGGCTGTCCGATGGGGATAAGGAAGTCGTCCGACCCTTCCGTTCCCCTCTTGAGAGAGCCACCTCCGATCCATTGCCGGAGCCCATCAGCATCGGTTCCTGGGACATTCTCTTTCCTTCGGACGGTAGCCTTTTGCTGGGTTCGGAACACGGTGTAAGACGGTTCCCATCTGCAGCACATCTCTCCGAAGTGAAGAAAGACACTGCTGCCATTGCGGAAACATTCAGTCGAAAAGATGGGGCAACGGGGCAGGTAATCCGTCGCTTACTGGAAGATAGGGAGGGAAACATATGGGCAGCCACTGACGGTGGTCTGGATCGCTTTCGTCCAAGACGGCTGAGTTGGACCGAGACAGGCTACTCTCCCACGCCCGTAGCAGCAGCCGATGGCAGTCTTTTCGTCGTTTACGACACAGACCTCCCGCCCGAGCTTCTTCCTTCCCATAAGCCTGTTCCATTCCTTCCTGACACTATTCGTGCCGTTGCCTCTGCACTCCATTCAGGCGATGGCAGTACGTGGTTTCTCGGTCTCAATAACACTTGGCGCTGGAAAAACGGGACCGTAGCGGTGTTCCCGTATCCCAAATACGACTCTCACAGCAAGATTTATGCGCTCGACGTTGATAATGCAGGCACGATCTGGGTGTCGATCTCTGGTCTGGGCTTGATGAAACTGATGGGAAGCACATGGACGAATGTTCCGGTGCTGCCGCACGATCCAGATATTGCGCCGACGTCCGTGAAAGCCGACGGGCACGGTCAGATCTGGTTGGGGTACGACGCGCGGCAACGCGTGGCCTTGATTCAGAATGGCGTAGTCTCCCATGTCTTTGGGCCGGCGGACGGCCTCGCCGTTGGCACAGTAAGCACCGTGTCGACGATCGGATCGGACGTTTGGGTGGGGGGAACAGGTGGCTTAGAAGTCCTGCAAGGAACTCGCTTCATCCCTGTGACCGCGATCGACCGCACACCGTTTCCCGCAGTCCATCGGATCATGGAGACGGCCCACGACGGCCTTTGGCTTAGCACCGGAAGAAGTATCCTGCACATCTTCCAAGACGATCTGCAAGCGTACTTGGCAGACCATACGAAGGGTGTGAAGTACGAAATCCTCGACACGGAAACGGATCTTCCGGAGCCTCTTTCCATAGCGCCGGGCTCTTCGGACTGGTCTATCGGAACCGGAGTTACTGCGAGCACACCGTCGCGTGAGTTGCATCAGGGGAAGCTGTGGTTCTCGACGATTAGCGGCATTGCGACCGTCGACCTTGCACACTTACAGCGGAATGCAATGGTCCCGCCGGTCAGTATTACGTCAGTGTCCACGGACCAGCTCAGCTATCCTACGAACGACACCGTACTGCTGCCGCCAAATACCAGGTCCTTCAACGTCGCATACACTGCCCTCAGTCTTACCAACGCCTCTCGTAACCGATTCAAGGTACGGCTGGATGGATGGGATAAGCAGTGGCAGGACGTCGGAAATCACAGGGAAAGCACCTATGCGAACCTCGCACCTGGAACCTATGTATTCCACGTGATTGCAAGTAACAACGATGGGGTCTGGAATACAACAGGGTCTGCGATCACTATTCGGGTGCTGCCGGCTTACTACCAGACAAATTGGTTCCGGATGATGTGTCTTGTATTCCTTCTAGCCTTGGGCTGGTTGTTATACACATGGCGAGTCAACCATCTTGTGCGGCGGTCGAACGCGCTCATGATGGAGCGCCTTTCTGAGCGGGAGCGCATCGCTCACGATCTTCATGACACCCTGTTTCAGGGGGTAGAGGGTGGCCTGCTGTCGATCCATGCCGTCACCTCCCGTATCGAACTGGAACCATCCTCGAAACAAAGATTGCAATTCGCATTCGAAGAGATGAATCGGGTCATGGCGTCTGCGAGAAGCCTCGTTTTCGATTCCCGGAAGCAGTTCGAACCAAGAGACTTCGATGAGATTATCCGAGGCTATGGAGAAGACATCGGGCAAATGTCAGACGCTCAATTCCAGGTCAAGACCGCCGGGACGAAGCGTGTGCTGAAGGTCGCGGCCTCGGAAGAGATCCTCAAGATCGTGAAGGAGGGTTTGAACAATGCTTTCCGGCATGCGCGTGCAACGAATGTCTGCGTCGAAATTGACTACACGCGCAGCACGCTCCTCGTCTGTGTGTGGGATGACGGTACCGGCATCGATCCTCGCATTTTAGAAGAAGGCGGCCGCCAGGGGCACTGGGGCATGCCAAGCATGCGACGGCGAGCGGAAGAAGCCGGTGCAGAACTTAAAATTTCACTTAGAAAGCACGGCGGGACTGAAGTACACATACGCATGCGGGCCGGGTTAGCATTTCGATCCCGGGCACTGGAACTCTCGGCGAGGTGGTTCGGTGGTCTGTCGGGAGAGTCATGA
- a CDS encoding formylglycine-generating enzyme family protein, with protein sequence MNTRVSPCCVPSKQHAEVLKASQQTATDRIRITSGSTEDMVLLPGGRFLMGSESADSFPDDGEGPVRPVTVDAFWMDRFVVRNRDFAAFVEATQYVTEAERIGWSFVFAGDLPAGSEGHAPAQVHGAEWWKAVEGATWTHPEGPTSNIDARTDHPAVHVSWNDAAVFAAWAGKRLPTEAEWEFAARGGLEQAAYPWGDTLTPDGKHLCNIWQGVFPASNTAEDGFTATCPADAFPPNGYGLYGMTGNTWEWIADWSHSTWHQHATRHNPMGPPEGVARVLKGGSYLCHRSYCNRYRVAARSSNTPDSATTNISFRCVRDTDR encoded by the coding sequence GTGAACACCAGAGTTAGTCCCTGCTGCGTTCCAAGCAAGCAACATGCGGAAGTCCTAAAGGCGTCCCAGCAGACCGCAACAGATCGCATCCGAATAACCAGCGGCAGCACAGAGGACATGGTGCTATTGCCTGGAGGCCGCTTTCTCATGGGGTCGGAGTCAGCGGACTCCTTTCCCGATGACGGCGAGGGGCCGGTCCGTCCAGTCACGGTGGATGCGTTTTGGATGGACCGCTTCGTGGTCCGAAATCGCGACTTCGCCGCCTTCGTGGAAGCGACACAGTACGTAACAGAGGCCGAGCGCATCGGCTGGTCCTTTGTCTTTGCGGGTGATCTTCCCGCTGGTTCCGAGGGACACGCACCGGCGCAGGTCCATGGTGCCGAATGGTGGAAGGCCGTCGAGGGCGCAACGTGGACCCATCCCGAAGGTCCTACCTCAAATATTGACGCGCGCACCGACCATCCCGCAGTGCATGTCTCATGGAACGATGCAGCAGTCTTCGCCGCATGGGCGGGCAAGCGCCTGCCCACGGAAGCAGAGTGGGAGTTCGCGGCACGTGGCGGTCTGGAGCAGGCTGCCTACCCTTGGGGAGATACACTTACGCCTGACGGGAAGCATCTGTGCAACATTTGGCAGGGTGTCTTTCCGGCCAGCAACACGGCAGAGGATGGTTTTACCGCGACGTGTCCGGCTGATGCCTTCCCGCCGAACGGTTACGGGCTCTACGGGATGACAGGGAACACATGGGAGTGGATCGCCGACTGGTCGCATTCCACGTGGCACCAGCACGCCACGCGGCACAATCCTATGGGACCGCCGGAGGGTGTGGCACGAGTGCTGAAGGGCGGGTCCTACCTTTGCCATCGGTCATACTGTAATCGCTATCGTGTCGCGGCGCGCAGTTCCAATACGCCGGACAGCGCGACGACGAATATCAGCTTCCGGTGCGTGCGTGACACGGATCGTTAG
- a CDS encoding peptidylprolyl isomerase yields the protein MALRVDGELISDERFYREFLAVTGGMTPEQMQLTSPADFRQAQEVAERNVLRAVLLRQVADREGLAVTEQEIEEERRSVWGSAANQSCGRGITDEMEERAAVRKAERHLTRHVPRPSRREVEAIYRANPATFTLPERWLVSHIVRIAEDETERQAAMETLRLAAADLKRGKSFAAVAERYSDCKGGGGALGWISRGNMVAEFEENVLRLQPRKPSEIFETPFGLHIALVQDHKPAGLQPLQEIRADLARRIFDDRRQGVLEEALHAIFNGAQIEVASEPEHSVAHGRGIE from the coding sequence ATGGCACTTCGTGTGGACGGCGAACTGATAAGCGACGAACGCTTCTACCGTGAATTCCTCGCGGTCACTGGCGGAATGACGCCAGAGCAGATGCAGTTGACGTCTCCAGCCGACTTCCGCCAAGCGCAGGAGGTGGCGGAGCGAAACGTGCTTCGAGCCGTGCTGCTTCGACAGGTCGCAGATCGCGAAGGCTTGGCCGTGACGGAACAGGAGATTGAAGAGGAACGCCGCTCCGTATGGGGCAGTGCGGCCAACCAGTCTTGCGGTCGCGGAATCACGGATGAGATGGAAGAGCGAGCCGCTGTACGTAAGGCAGAGCGGCATCTGACGCGCCACGTGCCGCGACCGAGCCGCCGGGAAGTAGAAGCAATCTATCGCGCCAACCCTGCGACGTTCACGTTGCCTGAGCGTTGGCTGGTGTCGCACATCGTGAGGATCGCGGAGGACGAAACGGAGCGACAGGCTGCAATGGAGACGCTGAGACTAGCCGCCGCAGATCTGAAACGCGGCAAGTCTTTCGCAGCAGTCGCTGAGCGCTACTCGGACTGCAAAGGCGGTGGAGGAGCACTGGGATGGATCTCCCGCGGCAACATGGTGGCAGAGTTTGAAGAGAACGTCCTTCGATTGCAGCCACGCAAGCCAAGCGAAATCTTCGAGACGCCCTTCGGCTTGCACATAGCCTTGGTTCAGGACCATAAGCCTGCCGGCTTGCAGCCGCTCCAGGAAATACGAGCCGATCTTGCACGTCGCATCTTCGACGATCGCCGCCAAGGCGTGCTGGAAGAGGCACTTCATGCAATCTTCAACGGTGCACAAATTGAGGTGGCAAGTGAGCCAGAGCACAGCGTCGCGCATGGGAGGGGGATTGAGTGA